A region from the Enterobacter roggenkampii genome encodes:
- the alkB gene encoding DNA oxidative demethylase AlkB codes for MLDLFADAEPWQEPLAPGAVILRRFALSRAGALLAGINEVTAASPFRHMVTPGGYTMSVAMANCGELGWATNERGYVYAPNDPTTGRPWPPMPAVFQALCHEAAVAADYPDFRPDACLINRYAVGAKLSLHQDKDEPDLRAPIVSVSLGLPAVFQFGGLRRNDPLKRIMLEHGDVVVWGRESRLYYHGIQPLKPGVHPLTGEYRFNLTFRQAGMRKLK; via the coding sequence ATGCTCGATCTTTTTGCGGATGCTGAACCCTGGCAGGAGCCGCTTGCGCCGGGGGCGGTTATCCTGCGCCGCTTTGCTCTCTCCCGTGCGGGGGCGTTGCTTGCCGGTATCAACGAGGTGACGGCGGCTTCACCGTTTCGCCATATGGTGACGCCGGGCGGCTACACCATGTCGGTGGCCATGGCCAACTGCGGCGAACTGGGCTGGGCGACAAACGAACGTGGGTATGTGTATGCTCCGAACGATCCCACGACAGGTCGGCCGTGGCCTCCCATGCCTGCGGTTTTCCAGGCACTTTGTCACGAGGCTGCCGTGGCGGCGGATTATCCTGACTTCCGTCCTGACGCCTGTCTGATCAACCGCTACGCCGTCGGGGCGAAGCTCTCGCTGCACCAGGACAAGGATGAGCCCGATCTGCGCGCGCCTATCGTTTCGGTATCGTTAGGCCTGCCCGCCGTCTTTCAGTTTGGGGGATTACGCCGCAACGATCCGCTCAAACGCATCATGCTGGAACATGGCGATGTGGTGGTGTGGGGCAGGGAATCGCGGCTTTACTATCACGGCATTCAGCCGCTGAAACCCGGCGTTCACCCCCTCACGGGCGAGTACCGCTTTAATCTGACCTTCCGTCAGGCGGGGATGCGTAAACTAAAATAA
- a CDS encoding multidrug ABC transporter permease/ATP-binding protein, which yields MQLLLLVWRQYRWPFVAVMALSLASAALGIGLIAFINVRLIEMVDTSLSVLPEFLGLLLLLMAVTLGSQLALTALGHHFVFRLRSEFIKRILDTQVERVEQLGSASLLAGLTSDVRAITIAFVRLPELVQGIILTFGSAAYLAWLSSKMLAVTALWIAITIWGGFVLVSRVYKHMAVLRETEDKLYNDYQTVLEGRKELTLNRERAEYIFTHLYIPDAREYRHHIIRADTFHLSAVNWSNIMMLGAIGLVFWMANSLGWADTNVAATYSLTLLFLRTPLLSAVGALPTLLSAQVAFNKLKKFDLAPFKPEFPRPQAFPNWQTLELRNVTFRYQDSAFSVGPLNLTIRRGELLFLIGGNGSGKSTLAMLLTGLYQPQSGEILLDGRALSAEKPEDYRKLFSAVFTDVWLFDRLLGPEGQQANPALVEKWLAHLQMSHKLELQDGKILNLKLSKGQKKRVALLLALAEERDIILLDEWAADQDPHFRREFYQVLLPLMQEMGKTIFAISHDDHYFIHADRLLEMRDGRLSELTGEARDAASRDAVARTA from the coding sequence ATGCAACTACTTCTCCTCGTCTGGCGTCAGTACCGCTGGCCCTTCGTCGCCGTCATGGCGTTAAGCCTGGCCAGCGCCGCGCTGGGTATTGGCCTGATCGCGTTTATTAACGTGCGGTTGATTGAAATGGTCGACACCTCGCTCTCCGTATTGCCGGAGTTTCTTGGCCTGCTGCTGCTGTTGATGGCGGTTACGCTCGGCTCCCAGCTGGCGCTGACTGCGCTCGGCCACCATTTCGTTTTCCGTTTGCGCAGCGAGTTTATCAAGCGCATCCTGGACACTCAGGTCGAGCGCGTCGAGCAGCTCGGCAGCGCCTCCCTGCTGGCGGGGCTGACCAGCGACGTTCGCGCCATTACTATCGCGTTCGTTCGTCTGCCGGAGCTGGTGCAGGGGATCATTCTGACCTTCGGCTCGGCGGCCTATCTCGCCTGGCTCTCCAGCAAAATGCTGGCGGTGACTGCGCTGTGGATTGCCATCACCATCTGGGGCGGTTTTGTGCTGGTGTCCCGCGTCTATAAACACATGGCGGTCCTGCGCGAAACCGAAGATAAGCTCTATAACGATTACCAGACGGTACTGGAAGGGCGCAAAGAGCTCACCCTGAACCGCGAGCGCGCCGAGTATATCTTTACCCATCTCTATATTCCGGACGCGCGCGAGTACCGGCATCACATCATTCGCGCCGATACCTTCCACCTGAGCGCGGTGAACTGGTCAAACATTATGATGCTGGGCGCCATTGGCCTGGTATTCTGGATGGCGAACAGCCTGGGCTGGGCGGACACCAACGTCGCGGCAACCTACTCACTGACGCTGCTGTTTTTGCGCACGCCGCTGCTCTCGGCGGTCGGCGCATTGCCTACCTTGCTGAGTGCGCAGGTGGCCTTTAATAAACTCAAAAAATTCGATCTCGCGCCGTTTAAGCCCGAATTCCCGCGCCCGCAGGCCTTCCCGAACTGGCAGACGCTCGAGCTGCGTAACGTCACGTTCCGCTATCAGGACAGCGCCTTCTCCGTGGGGCCGCTCAATCTGACGATCCGCCGCGGCGAGCTGCTGTTCCTGATTGGCGGCAACGGCAGCGGTAAATCGACGCTGGCGATGCTGCTCACTGGCCTTTATCAGCCTCAGTCGGGCGAGATTTTACTGGATGGCAGAGCGCTGAGCGCGGAGAAGCCCGAGGACTACCGCAAGCTTTTCTCGGCGGTGTTCACCGACGTCTGGCTGTTTGATCGGCTGCTGGGGCCGGAAGGGCAGCAGGCCAATCCTGCGCTGGTGGAAAAATGGCTGGCGCACCTGCAGATGTCGCACAAGCTGGAACTTCAGGACGGCAAGATCCTTAACCTCAAACTCTCCAAAGGGCAGAAAAAACGCGTGGCGCTGCTGCTGGCGCTGGCGGAAGAGCGTGACATCATTCTGCTCGACGAGTGGGCGGCGGATCAGGACCCGCACTTCCGCCGCGAGTTTTATCAGGTGCTGCTGCCGCTGATGCAGGAGATGGGCAAAACCATTTTCGCCATCAGCCACGACGATCATTACTTTATTCACGCTGACCGCTTGCTGGAGATGCGCGACGGCAGGCTGAGCGAGCTGACCGGTGAAGCGCGCGATGCGGCCTCGCGTGACGCGGTGGCGCGCACAGCCTGA
- the mgtE gene encoding magnesium transporter, producing the protein MSVLKKNSARQRDQERARLIWLLTTDKAVTSTLLGKLTLAEQYDVGTLADDIAEVGALVAHLPPPDLADTLEALPSEERHALWRLVQDHERGQVLLEASENVWDDLIDEMSDRDILDALQTLDIDEQIYLVQHLPRNLTGRLLASLPADERARVRQVMHYEKNSVGAIMEFGVITVRPDVTLGTVQRYLRRLGKMPDNTDKLFVTSRDKTLLGELELKTILLNSTQRKVSEVMENEPMVFSPEDDAEKAARTFERDDLVSAAVVDSVGKLMGRLTIDEIVDVVYEETDNDLRALGGISAEDDVHASVGKAVKTRWAWLAINLCTAFIASRVIDGFEHTISQLVALASLMPIVAGIGGNTGNQTITMIVRALALENIQPGNFAFLIFREMGVALINGLVWGGIMGGITWWLYDDMALGGVMMLAMVLNLLVASMMGVIIPLTMTKLGRDPAVGSSVMITAITDTGGFFIFLGLATIFLL; encoded by the coding sequence ATGTCGGTATTAAAGAAAAACAGCGCCAGGCAGCGTGACCAGGAACGTGCGCGACTGATCTGGCTTCTCACGACCGATAAAGCGGTCACGTCTACGCTATTAGGCAAACTGACCCTGGCTGAGCAATATGATGTCGGCACGTTAGCCGACGATATTGCTGAGGTAGGTGCGCTGGTTGCTCACTTACCCCCGCCGGATCTGGCGGATACCCTGGAAGCGCTTCCCTCGGAAGAACGTCACGCCCTGTGGCGTCTGGTGCAGGATCACGAGCGCGGACAGGTGCTGCTTGAGGCCTCAGAAAACGTCTGGGACGACCTGATCGACGAGATGAGCGACCGGGATATTCTCGACGCTCTGCAAACCCTGGATATCGACGAGCAGATTTACCTGGTTCAGCACCTGCCGCGAAACCTGACCGGCCGTCTGCTGGCGTCACTGCCTGCCGATGAACGCGCGCGCGTGCGCCAGGTGATGCACTACGAGAAAAACAGCGTCGGCGCGATCATGGAGTTCGGCGTTATCACGGTGCGTCCGGACGTGACGCTCGGCACCGTGCAGCGCTATCTGCGTCGCCTGGGCAAAATGCCGGATAACACCGATAAGCTGTTTGTCACCTCCCGGGATAAAACCCTCCTCGGCGAACTGGAGCTGAAAACCATCCTGCTCAACAGCACCCAGCGGAAGGTGAGCGAGGTGATGGAAAACGAGCCGATGGTCTTCTCCCCGGAGGACGATGCGGAAAAAGCGGCGCGTACCTTCGAACGTGATGACCTCGTGAGTGCCGCCGTCGTGGACTCCGTCGGCAAACTGATGGGGCGTCTGACCATCGACGAGATCGTTGACGTCGTTTATGAAGAAACCGACAACGACCTGCGTGCGCTGGGGGGGATCAGCGCGGAAGATGACGTCCATGCTTCCGTCGGCAAGGCGGTGAAAACGCGCTGGGCGTGGCTGGCCATTAACCTGTGTACCGCGTTCATCGCTTCCCGCGTGATTGACGGCTTTGAACACACCATTTCGCAGCTGGTGGCGCTGGCCTCGCTGATGCCGATTGTGGCCGGGATTGGCGGCAACACCGGAAACCAGACCATTACCATGATCGTCCGCGCGCTGGCGCTGGAAAATATTCAGCCCGGCAACTTCGCCTTTCTGATCTTCAGAGAGATGGGCGTGGCGCTGATCAACGGCCTGGTGTGGGGCGGCATTATGGGCGGCATCACCTGGTGGCTGTATGACGATATGGCGCTAGGCGGTGTGATGATGCTGGCGATGGTGCTGAATCTGCTCGTGGCATCGATGATGGGCGTTATTATCCCGTTGACCATGACCAAACTGGGGCGCGACCCCGCGGTGGGGTCGAGCGTGATGATCACCGCCATCACCGATACCGGCGGTTTCTTTATTTTTCTTGGGCTGGCGACGATTTTTCTGCTTTAA
- the mqo gene encoding malate dehydrogenase (quinone), translating to MKKMTAMLFSLAVGLNTVSMAAKADAPKEQETDVLLIGGGIMSATLGTYLQELQPDWSMTMVERLDGVAQESSNGWNNAGTGHSALMELNYTPQKKDGSISIEKAVEINEAFQVSRQFWSHQVNSGVLHDPHSFINTVPHMSFVWGEQNVNFLRARYAALQQSTLFRGMKYSEDHAQIKEWAPLVMEGRDPNQKVAATRTEIGTDVNYGEITRQLVTSLKKKENFNLQLSTEVRGFKRNADNSWSVTVADLKNNEAEHVIKAKFVFIGAGGAALKLLQESGIPEADDYAGFPVGGQFLVSDNPEVVNRHLAKVYGQASVGAPPMSVPHIDTRMLDGKRVVLFGPFATFSTKFLKNGSLWDLLSATTTSNVKPMMDVGLDNFDLVKYLISQVMLSDDDRFEALKEYYPQAKKEDWRLWQAGQRVQIIKRDPKEGGVLRLGTEVVSDKDGTIAALLGASPGASTAAPIMLHLMEKVFKDKVASPEWQAKLKTIIPSYGTKLNGNVSATEQELEYTSRVLQLQYIKPQAADAAPKAELKPQPENKPVADIAL from the coding sequence ATGAAAAAAATGACTGCCATGCTCTTTTCTCTGGCCGTGGGGCTTAACACCGTCTCTATGGCGGCGAAAGCTGACGCACCAAAAGAGCAGGAAACGGACGTCCTTTTAATCGGTGGCGGTATCATGAGCGCCACGCTGGGAACCTATCTGCAAGAACTGCAGCCGGACTGGTCAATGACCATGGTCGAGCGCCTTGATGGCGTGGCGCAGGAGAGTTCGAACGGCTGGAACAACGCCGGTACCGGCCATTCGGCACTCATGGAACTGAACTATACGCCGCAGAAAAAGGACGGTTCCATTAGTATCGAGAAGGCGGTAGAGATCAACGAGGCGTTCCAGGTATCTCGCCAGTTCTGGTCTCACCAGGTCAACAGCGGCGTACTGCACGACCCGCACTCTTTCATCAACACCGTACCGCACATGAGCTTTGTGTGGGGCGAGCAGAACGTCAACTTCCTGCGCGCGCGCTACGCCGCGCTGCAGCAGAGCACGCTGTTCCGCGGGATGAAATACTCTGAAGACCACGCGCAGATTAAAGAGTGGGCTCCGCTGGTCATGGAAGGTCGTGACCCGAACCAGAAAGTGGCGGCGACCCGTACCGAAATTGGTACCGACGTCAACTACGGTGAAATTACCCGTCAGCTGGTGACGTCTCTGAAGAAAAAAGAGAACTTCAACCTGCAGCTCAGCACCGAAGTGCGCGGTTTCAAGCGCAACGCGGATAACAGCTGGAGCGTGACCGTTGCCGATCTGAAAAACAACGAAGCCGAGCACGTCATCAAGGCGAAGTTTGTCTTTATCGGTGCGGGCGGTGCCGCGCTGAAACTGCTGCAGGAGTCCGGTATTCCGGAAGCGGATGACTACGCGGGCTTCCCGGTGGGCGGTCAGTTCCTGGTGTCCGATAACCCGGAAGTGGTGAATCGTCATCTGGCAAAAGTGTACGGTCAGGCTTCCGTGGGCGCACCGCCAATGTCTGTTCCGCACATCGATACCCGTATGCTTGACGGCAAACGCGTGGTGCTGTTTGGCCCGTTCGCGACCTTCTCCACTAAATTCCTGAAAAACGGCTCCCTGTGGGATCTGCTCAGCGCAACCACCACCTCTAACGTCAAGCCGATGATGGACGTGGGGCTGGATAACTTCGATCTGGTGAAATACCTGATTAGCCAGGTAATGCTGTCTGACGACGACCGTTTCGAAGCGCTGAAAGAGTACTATCCGCAGGCGAAGAAAGAAGACTGGCGTCTGTGGCAGGCGGGTCAGCGCGTGCAGATCATCAAGCGCGATCCGAAAGAGGGCGGCGTGCTGCGTCTGGGCACCGAAGTGGTGAGCGATAAGGACGGCACCATCGCCGCGCTGCTGGGTGCGTCACCGGGTGCGTCTACCGCTGCGCCAATCATGCTGCACCTGATGGAAAAAGTGTTTAAAGATAAAGTCGCCAGTCCGGAATGGCAGGCGAAGCTGAAGACCATTATTCCATCCTACGGCACGAAGCTGAACGGTAACGTGAGCGCGACGGAGCAGGAGCTGGAATACACCAGCCGCGTACTGCAGCTCCAGTACATCAAACCGCAGGCTGCGGATGCTGCGCCAAAAGCGGAGCTGAAGCCTCAGCCGGAAAACAAACCAGTTGCGGATATCGCGCTGTAA
- a CDS encoding porin OmpC: MKVKVLSLLVPALLVAGAANAAEIYNKDGNKLDLYGKVDGLHYFSDDDSADGDQTYMRLGFKGETQVNDQLTGYGQWEYQIQGNSGENENNAWTRVAFAGLKFGDAGSFDYGRNYGVVYDVTSWTDVLPEFGGDTYGSDNFMQQRGNGFATYRNSDFFGLVDGLNFAVQYQGKNGSVSGEDQTNNGREALRQNGDGVGGSITYNLGEGFGIGTAVSSSKRTSSQNDMGFGTGDRAETYTGGLKYDANNIYLAAQYTQTYNATRAGDLGWANKAQNFEVVAQYQFDFGLRPSVAYLQSKGKDIEGYGDQDLLKYVDVGATYYFNKNMSTYVDYKINLVDENEFTRQAGIGTDDIVALGLVYQF, from the coding sequence ATGAAAGTTAAAGTACTGTCCCTCCTGGTACCAGCACTCCTGGTGGCAGGCGCAGCAAATGCGGCCGAAATTTATAACAAAGATGGCAACAAATTAGATCTGTACGGCAAAGTCGATGGTCTGCACTATTTCTCCGATGACGATAGCGCAGATGGCGACCAGACCTACATGCGTCTTGGCTTTAAAGGCGAAACTCAGGTTAACGATCAGCTGACCGGTTACGGCCAGTGGGAATACCAGATTCAGGGTAACTCAGGTGAGAACGAAAACAACGCCTGGACCCGTGTGGCGTTTGCCGGTCTGAAATTTGGTGACGCGGGTTCTTTCGACTACGGTCGTAACTACGGTGTGGTTTACGATGTAACTTCCTGGACCGACGTTCTGCCAGAATTCGGCGGCGACACCTACGGTTCTGACAACTTCATGCAGCAGCGTGGTAACGGCTTTGCGACCTACCGTAACAGCGATTTCTTCGGCCTGGTTGATGGCCTGAACTTCGCTGTTCAGTATCAAGGTAAAAACGGTAGCGTAAGCGGTGAAGATCAGACTAACAACGGTCGTGAAGCACTGCGTCAGAACGGTGATGGCGTTGGCGGTTCTATCACTTATAACCTGGGCGAAGGCTTCGGTATTGGTACTGCCGTGTCCAGCTCTAAGCGCACCAGTTCCCAGAACGACATGGGCTTCGGTACTGGCGACCGTGCTGAAACCTACACCGGTGGTCTGAAATACGACGCGAACAACATCTACCTGGCTGCTCAGTATACCCAAACCTACAACGCGACTCGCGCAGGCGATCTGGGTTGGGCTAACAAAGCGCAGAACTTCGAAGTGGTTGCTCAGTACCAGTTCGACTTCGGCCTGCGTCCATCCGTGGCTTACCTGCAGTCTAAAGGCAAAGACATCGAAGGTTACGGCGATCAGGATCTGCTGAAATATGTTGATGTGGGTGCGACTTACTACTTCAACAAAAACATGTCCACCTACGTGGATTACAAAATCAACCTGGTTGATGAAAATGAATTCACCCGTCAGGCGGGTATCGGTACTGACGATATCGTCGCGCTGGGCCTGGTTTACCAGTTCTAA
- the ada gene encoding bifunctional DNA-binding transcriptional regulator/O6-methylguanine-DNA methyltransferase Ada, giving the protein MKNPTFTTDEDRWQAVLARDPLADDQFVFAVQTTGIFCRPSCRARHALRKNVRFYPDARHAAQAGFRPCKRCMPDKRDPQAQKLAKVEHACRLLEQDPALTLERLAEQVAMSPFHFHRLFKSVTGMTPKAWQQAARGQRLRTALAQGDKITDAVLAAGFPDSSSYYRKANDALGMTAKQYRKGEVAVRYAIDDCSLGRCLVAESERGICAILLGDTDAELTAELATQFPKATHAPRDDAFVQRIHQVIASIDNRDVPLALPLDIRGTAFQQRVWQALRAIPCGETASYQQVAQAIGQPGAVRAVAGACAANTLAIVIPCHRVVRNDGALSGYRWGAARKALLLKREAKRRDG; this is encoded by the coding sequence ATGAAAAACCCAACCTTCACTACCGATGAGGATCGCTGGCAGGCCGTGCTGGCCCGCGATCCGCTCGCTGACGATCAGTTTGTCTTCGCCGTGCAGACGACCGGTATTTTCTGCCGTCCGTCATGCCGCGCCCGCCACGCGCTGCGTAAAAATGTCCGCTTTTATCCCGATGCCCGGCACGCCGCTCAGGCGGGCTTTCGTCCGTGCAAGCGCTGCATGCCGGACAAGCGCGATCCGCAGGCGCAAAAGCTGGCAAAAGTGGAACACGCCTGTCGGCTTCTGGAGCAGGATCCTGCGCTAACTCTGGAGAGGTTGGCGGAGCAGGTTGCCATGAGTCCTTTCCATTTCCACCGCCTGTTTAAATCCGTGACCGGCATGACGCCAAAAGCCTGGCAGCAGGCGGCGCGGGGTCAGCGTCTGCGCACCGCGCTTGCGCAGGGAGACAAAATTACCGATGCCGTGCTGGCAGCGGGATTTCCCGACAGCAGCAGCTATTATCGTAAAGCCAACGATGCGTTGGGCATGACGGCGAAGCAGTACCGTAAAGGAGAGGTGGCCGTACGGTATGCTATCGATGACTGTTCGTTAGGACGCTGTCTGGTCGCCGAAAGCGAGCGGGGGATCTGCGCGATTCTGCTGGGTGACACCGATGCTGAATTAACCGCAGAGCTTGCCACGCAATTTCCAAAAGCAACGCACGCGCCGCGGGACGACGCCTTCGTACAGCGAATCCACCAGGTCATTGCCAGTATTGATAACCGCGACGTACCGCTTGCGCTGCCGCTGGATATTCGCGGTACCGCGTTCCAGCAGCGCGTCTGGCAGGCCCTTCGCGCAATTCCCTGCGGTGAAACGGCAAGTTACCAGCAGGTGGCGCAGGCGATTGGTCAACCCGGTGCGGTACGCGCCGTCGCCGGAGCCTGTGCGGCCAACACGCTGGCGATTGTGATCCCCTGTCATCGCGTGGTTCGCAACGACGGCGCACTGTCGGGCTATCGCTGGGGGGCGGCGCGAAAAGCGCTATTGCTAAAACGTGAGGCGAAACGCCGGGATGGATAA
- the apbE gene encoding FAD:protein FMN transferase ApbE: MDMTFLRASFLAMLFFLTACNDPAPVAKTDAPAATVLEGKTMGTFWRVSVMNLDKTRTDELRGKIQAQLDADDQLLSTYKNDSALMRFNLSTSTSLWPVSEAMADIVTEAMRVGYKTNGAMDVTVGPLVNLWGFGPNKQPVKTPEQAAIDDARARTGLQHLTVINQYGQQYLQKDIPDLFVDLSTVGEGYAADHLAALMAQEGISRYLVSVGGALVSRGMNASDKPWRVAIQKPTDRQNAVQAIVDINGHGISTSGSYRNYYELDGKRISHVIDPQTGRPITHNLVSVTVIAPTALEADAWDTGLMVLGPEKAKEVVRQEGLAVYMITKEGDGFKTWSSPQFNSFLVSDKN, encoded by the coding sequence ATGGACATGACTTTTTTACGCGCCAGCTTTCTGGCTATGCTTTTTTTCCTGACCGCGTGTAACGATCCCGCGCCCGTGGCGAAAACCGACGCACCTGCCGCGACGGTGCTCGAAGGCAAAACGATGGGCACCTTCTGGCGCGTCAGCGTGATGAACCTCGATAAAACGCGCACGGATGAGCTTCGCGGCAAAATCCAGGCACAGCTGGACGCCGACGATCAGCTGCTGTCGACCTATAAAAATGACTCGGCGCTGATGCGCTTTAACCTCTCAACCAGCACCTCTCTGTGGCCGGTGAGCGAGGCGATGGCCGATATCGTGACCGAGGCAATGCGCGTAGGTTATAAAACCAACGGGGCGATGGATGTCACCGTCGGCCCTCTGGTGAACCTCTGGGGATTTGGCCCGAATAAACAGCCGGTGAAGACGCCCGAACAGGCGGCCATTGATGACGCCCGCGCCCGGACAGGGCTACAGCATCTGACCGTGATCAACCAGTACGGGCAGCAGTACCTGCAAAAAGATATTCCCGATCTGTTTGTCGATCTGTCGACGGTCGGGGAAGGTTATGCGGCGGATCATCTTGCTGCACTGATGGCGCAGGAGGGGATTTCCCGTTATCTGGTCTCCGTGGGCGGCGCGTTGGTCAGTCGGGGCATGAACGCCAGCGATAAACCGTGGCGCGTGGCGATTCAAAAACCGACGGATCGGCAAAATGCCGTGCAGGCAATAGTGGATATCAACGGACATGGCATCAGCACTTCCGGAAGCTATCGCAACTATTATGAGCTTGACGGGAAGCGTATTTCGCACGTGATTGATCCGCAGACCGGCCGCCCCATCACGCATAACCTGGTCTCGGTGACGGTCATTGCCCCCACCGCGCTCGAAGCGGATGCCTGGGATACCGGATTAATGGTTCTTGGCCCGGAGAAAGCCAAAGAGGTGGTCCGTCAGGAAGGGCTGGCGGTTTATATGATCACTAAAGAGGGCGACGGGTTTAAAACCTGGAGCTCGCCGCAGTTCAACAGTTTCCTGGTCAGCGACAAAAATTAA
- a CDS encoding SulP family inorganic anion transporter, with amino-acid sequence MLRFVIARTEACPNQRNVMSLPHSAVSPENRVASVLRSPKQLTRETLAGVITALALIPEVISFSVVAGVDPKVSLIASVVLCLALSVLGGRPAMVTAAAGSVALVIGPMVHEHGVQYILPAVLMAGVIQILFGVLGMARLMRFIPQSVMTGFVNALGILIFFAQVPHFWSRSPLIVGLFVLTVLIVLWVPRYFKSIPSPLIAIVLLTLFTVSTGQNLPTVGDEGAMSGGLPGLSELLVPLNLQTLSIIWPCALSIAFVGLLESLLTAKLVDELTATPSSKRRESIGLGVGNILAGFYGGIAGCAMIGQTIVNVEMGKGRSRISTFAAGIVLLILVTALSDVMANIPMAVLAGIMAIVAVKTFSWHSLQPATLKTAPIAETVVMLVTVAATVSTGNLAIGVLGGIIVMVLLPARIKRRLKAEKSSPAQEK; translated from the coding sequence ATGTTGCGTTTTGTGATCGCGCGCACGGAAGCCTGCCCTAACCAGCGAAACGTTATGTCCCTACCCCATTCTGCTGTCTCTCCTGAAAACCGTGTCGCCAGCGTGCTGCGTTCCCCTAAGCAGCTGACGCGTGAAACGCTGGCTGGCGTGATTACCGCCCTGGCGCTGATCCCCGAGGTCATCTCATTTTCCGTTGTGGCGGGCGTTGACCCGAAGGTCAGCCTGATCGCTTCCGTTGTGCTCTGTCTTGCCCTGTCTGTACTGGGTGGTCGCCCGGCGATGGTCACGGCCGCGGCCGGTTCCGTGGCGCTGGTTATTGGGCCCATGGTGCATGAGCACGGCGTACAGTACATTCTTCCCGCCGTGCTCATGGCTGGCGTAATTCAGATTCTGTTTGGCGTGCTGGGCATGGCAAGGCTGATGCGCTTTATTCCCCAGTCGGTCATGACCGGGTTTGTTAACGCCCTCGGGATATTGATTTTCTTTGCGCAGGTTCCGCATTTCTGGAGCCGAAGCCCGCTGATTGTGGGCCTGTTCGTGCTGACGGTACTGATCGTGCTGTGGGTGCCGCGCTATTTCAAAAGCATCCCTTCCCCACTGATTGCGATTGTGCTGTTAACCTTGTTTACCGTTTCAACCGGGCAAAACCTGCCGACCGTGGGCGATGAAGGCGCCATGAGCGGCGGCTTGCCGGGTCTTAGCGAACTTCTGGTCCCCCTCAATTTACAGACGCTGAGCATAATCTGGCCGTGCGCGTTGAGCATCGCGTTTGTCGGCCTGCTGGAATCCCTGCTGACCGCAAAGCTGGTGGATGAGCTGACCGCGACGCCGTCAAGTAAACGCCGCGAAAGCATTGGATTAGGCGTCGGCAATATCCTGGCCGGATTTTACGGTGGTATTGCGGGCTGCGCGATGATCGGACAAACCATCGTTAACGTAGAGATGGGGAAAGGCCGAAGCCGAATTTCAACCTTCGCTGCGGGCATCGTGCTGCTGATCCTGGTGACGGCGCTCAGCGACGTGATGGCCAACATCCCGATGGCGGTGCTGGCGGGCATTATGGCCATCGTCGCCGTTAAAACCTTCAGCTGGCACAGCCTTCAGCCGGCCACGCTGAAAACGGCTCCGATTGCTGAAACGGTCGTCATGCTGGTCACCGTTGCCGCCACGGTATCAACCGGCAATCTGGCGATTGGCGTGCTGGGCGGGATTATCGTCATGGTGCTGCTTCCCGCCCGCATTAAGCGTCGGCTTAAAGCAGAAAAATCGTCGCCAGCCCAAGAAAAATAA